A window from Flavobacterium sp. 83 encodes these proteins:
- a CDS encoding HAD family phosphatase, translating into MINTIIFDFGDIFINLDKQATMDALQKLGLSEWNEDLDHLNTQFETGQISREDFLFGIQKHVPNASINEILDAWNAILLDFPLYRLEFLQMLSKKYRLFLLSNTDSIHIETFEQKNGISFYSDFYQCFEKVYFSFEVEMRKPNPEIFNYLVNKHDLAPKRTLFIDDKKENTDAALALGFQVWNLQVGKEDVVHLFDKKII; encoded by the coding sequence ATGATTAATACTATTATATTTGATTTTGGGGACATATTTATCAATTTAGATAAACAAGCCACAATGGATGCCTTACAAAAATTAGGCCTATCAGAATGGAATGAAGATTTAGACCATTTAAATACTCAGTTTGAGACAGGTCAAATTTCACGAGAGGATTTTCTTTTTGGCATTCAAAAACATGTACCAAATGCTTCTATAAATGAAATTTTAGATGCGTGGAATGCTATTCTTCTTGATTTCCCATTATACCGATTGGAATTTCTTCAAATGCTTTCCAAAAAATACCGCCTTTTTTTATTATCAAATACAGATTCGATTCATATAGAAACTTTCGAGCAAAAAAACGGAATTTCATTTTACAGTGATTTTTATCAATGTTTTGAGAAAGTTTATTTTTCATTTGAAGTAGAAATGAGAAAACCCAATCCTGAAATTTTCAATTATTTGGTAAACAAACATGACTTAGCTCCTAAGCGCACTTTATTCATTGACGATAAAAAAGAAAATACTGATGCAGCTCTTGCATTAGGTTTCCAAGTATGGAATCTACAAGTTGGAAAAGAAGATGTAGTTCATTTATTTGATAAAAAAATAATTTAG
- a CDS encoding ABC transporter permease, whose protein sequence is MMLKLFKENVRIAFGSIRTQLLRTILTVLIIAIGITALVGILTVVSALENTISTDFASMGANTFNINQYENEVRNRGGEEREIINPIISYPEAVAFKNKYKYPFTETSLSFKATSVAEVKYGAIKTDPENSIVGVDEHFMTNSGLETSAGRNFTGFDIDNNAYVCIVGSDFEKGLLKDVNPIDKVISIRGARFRVIGVLKEKGSTFGNNQDLRVLIPIQVARSLFTAPNINYTMSIMVSKKELLDQAIDNATSTMRRVRKLSPIKDNNFGVVRSDDLINRILGITKYLGLASWLIGIITVLGSSIALMNIMIVSVTERTREIGVRKALGAKKTTIAFQFFIETLLIGQLGGLVGIIFGILIGFGIATAMSFDFVIPWGAIMAAFITSFIVAIVSGLYPAVKAAMLDPIEALRYE, encoded by the coding sequence ATGATGCTAAAATTATTCAAAGAAAATGTCCGAATTGCCTTTGGTTCTATTAGAACACAATTGCTGCGAACTATACTCACTGTACTGATTATTGCGATTGGAATAACTGCTTTGGTGGGGATTTTAACTGTGGTTTCAGCTTTAGAAAACACGATTTCAACTGATTTTGCTTCGATGGGAGCGAATACTTTTAATATTAATCAATACGAAAACGAAGTACGAAACCGTGGCGGAGAAGAACGTGAAATAATAAATCCCATTATTTCTTATCCGGAAGCTGTCGCTTTCAAAAACAAATATAAATATCCTTTTACTGAAACTTCCCTTTCTTTTAAGGCCACATCGGTAGCGGAAGTTAAATACGGAGCTATTAAAACCGACCCTGAAAATTCAATTGTAGGTGTTGATGAACATTTCATGACCAATTCCGGTTTAGAAACCAGCGCAGGACGTAATTTCACCGGTTTTGACATCGATAACAATGCGTATGTGTGTATCGTAGGTTCTGATTTTGAAAAAGGATTACTAAAAGATGTGAATCCAATTGACAAAGTAATTTCGATTCGTGGTGCCCGATTCAGAGTTATAGGAGTCCTAAAAGAAAAAGGGTCTACTTTTGGAAATAATCAGGATTTACGGGTTTTAATCCCAATACAAGTCGCTCGTTCCTTATTTACCGCACCAAATATCAATTACACCATGAGTATCATGGTTTCCAAAAAAGAATTGCTGGACCAAGCTATTGATAATGCTACCAGCACGATGCGCCGGGTACGCAAATTAAGCCCTATAAAAGATAATAATTTTGGTGTTGTCCGCAGTGATGATCTTATCAACAGAATCCTTGGAATAACTAAATACCTTGGACTTGCTTCCTGGCTTATTGGCATTATTACTGTTCTTGGATCTTCTATTGCTTTGATGAATATCATGATTGTCTCGGTGACGGAACGTACCCGGGAAATAGGGGTTCGAAAAGCATTGGGCGCCAAAAAGACTACAATTGCTTTTCAGTTTTTTATAGAAACATTACTTATTGGACAATTAGGTGGATTGGTAGGAATAATTTTTGGAATCCTGATTGGTTTTGGTATCGCAACCGCAATGAGTTTTGATTTTGTCATTCCGTGGGGCGCTATTATGGCGGCATTTATAACCAGTTTTATAGTGGCAATTGTTTCCGGTCTATATCCGGCGGTAAAAGCTGCAATGCTAGACCCAATTGAGGCGTTGCGATATGAATAG
- a CDS encoding nucleotide exchange factor GrpE, giving the protein MKFKNFFKNTSNMTTENTEIDQEIDDVTLEQNANGEQLIIEELGVEEQLTQDLAKEKDKYLRLFAEFENYKRRTSKERIELFKTANQEVLLAMLPVLDDFDRAIVEISKSEDELLLKGVELIHEKLKNTLVSKGLEQVEVKAGDAFDADFAEAITQIPAPSDKMKGKIVDVLEKGYKLGDKIIRFPKVVIGQ; this is encoded by the coding sequence ATGAAGTTTAAGAATTTTTTTAAAAACACAAGTAATATGACTACTGAAAATACAGAAATCGATCAAGAAATAGATGACGTAACATTAGAACAGAATGCGAATGGTGAGCAGCTTATTATTGAAGAATTAGGTGTTGAAGAGCAATTAACTCAAGACTTAGCCAAAGAAAAAGATAAGTATTTACGATTATTTGCTGAATTTGAAAATTACAAACGAAGAACTTCTAAAGAGCGTATCGAGTTGTTTAAAACAGCTAATCAAGAAGTTTTACTTGCTATGTTGCCTGTTTTAGATGATTTTGACAGAGCTATTGTGGAAATAAGCAAATCTGAAGATGAACTACTATTAAAAGGAGTAGAACTTATTCATGAGAAATTAAAAAACACATTAGTTTCTAAAGGATTAGAACAAGTTGAGGTTAAAGCTGGAGATGCTTTTGATGCAGATTTTGCTGAAGCAATAACTCAAATTCCTGCGCCGTCAGACAAAATGAAAGGTAAAATTGTCGATGTTCTTGAAAAAGGATATAAATTGGGAGATAAGATTATTCGTTTTCCAAAAGTTGTTATAGGGCAGTAG
- the hisS gene encoding histidine--tRNA ligase: protein MASKPSIPKGTRDFSPTEVAKRQYIIQIIKSNFEKFGFQPIETPSFENSETLMGKYGEEGDRLIFKILNSGDYLAKANAAHLENKDSTKLTSSISEKALRYDLTVPFARYVVQHQNEIEFPFKRYQIQPVWRADRPQKGRFREFFQCDADVVGSKSLWQEVELVQLYDTVFTSLGLEGVTIKINNRKILSGIAEVIGASDKLIDFTVALDKLDKIGEDGVKKEMMEKGISEEAIEKVQPLFNFTGSISEKINQLSVLLSESSEGIKGVEELRFICDNVMKLGLNTSILDLDVTLARGLNYYTGAIFEVAPPKSVAMGSIGGGGRYDDLTGIFGLKNMSGVGISFGLDRIYLVIEELNLFPETVTATSKALFINYGDIEAFYGLQAIKKLRTSGIKVELYPDNAKVAKQFQYADKRGIPFAVIVGEQEMESNSFSLKNLVTGEQVLLDFEGLKKALL from the coding sequence ATGGCATCAAAACCGAGCATTCCAAAAGGGACTAGAGATTTCTCACCAACTGAGGTGGCAAAACGTCAATATATCATTCAGATTATAAAAAGTAATTTCGAAAAATTTGGTTTCCAACCAATAGAAACACCTTCATTCGAAAACTCCGAAACCTTAATGGGTAAATACGGTGAAGAAGGAGATCGATTGATTTTTAAAATATTAAATTCCGGGGATTATTTGGCTAAAGCCAATGCTGCTCATTTAGAAAATAAAGATAGTACTAAATTAACGTCAAGTATTTCCGAAAAAGCCTTGCGTTATGACTTAACCGTTCCGTTTGCTCGTTATGTAGTACAACATCAAAACGAAATTGAATTTCCATTCAAAAGATACCAAATCCAACCCGTATGGAGAGCTGACCGTCCACAAAAAGGACGTTTCAGAGAGTTTTTTCAATGTGATGCTGATGTGGTGGGTTCTAAATCCTTGTGGCAGGAAGTAGAATTGGTCCAGTTATACGACACTGTTTTTACCAGTTTGGGTTTAGAAGGAGTTACAATCAAAATCAATAACAGAAAAATTTTATCTGGAATTGCAGAAGTAATCGGTGCGTCAGATAAATTAATAGATTTTACAGTAGCGTTAGACAAACTGGACAAAATAGGAGAGGACGGTGTAAAAAAAGAAATGATGGAGAAAGGCATTTCTGAAGAAGCCATTGAAAAAGTACAGCCGCTATTTAATTTCACTGGGTCTATTTCAGAGAAAATAAATCAATTATCGGTTTTGCTTTCGGAATCCAGTGAAGGAATAAAAGGAGTTGAAGAGTTGCGTTTTATTTGTGACAACGTGATGAAATTGGGATTGAATACTTCTATTTTAGATTTAGATGTGACTTTAGCAAGAGGATTAAACTATTATACAGGTGCGATTTTTGAAGTGGCTCCGCCAAAATCAGTCGCCATGGGGTCTATTGGTGGTGGAGGAAGATACGATGATTTGACTGGGATTTTTGGACTCAAAAATATGAGTGGTGTGGGTATCTCTTTTGGATTAGACCGAATTTATTTAGTTATCGAAGAATTGAATTTATTTCCTGAAACCGTAACAGCAACTTCCAAAGCGTTGTTTATTAATTATGGTGATATCGAGGCATTTTATGGTTTACAAGCCATAAAAAAATTAAGAACTTCCGGTATAAAAGTAGAATTATATCCAGATAATGCAAAGGTAGCTAAGCAGTTTCAATATGCAGATAAGCGAGGAATTCCTTTTGCGGTAATTGTGGGCGAGCAAGAAATGGAATCTAATTCTTTTTCGCTTAAAAATTTAGTGACAGGAGAGCAGGTTTTGCTGGATTTTGAAGGATTGAAAAAGGCACTTTTATAA
- the ribD gene encoding bifunctional diaminohydroxyphosphoribosylaminopyrimidine deaminase/5-amino-6-(5-phosphoribosylamino)uracil reductase RibD encodes MKIHEKYIKRCIELAKNGLGTTYPNPMVGSVIVYEDKIIGEGWHKKAGEPHAEVNAVNSVKDKSLLTKATIYVSLEPCSHFGKTPPCCDLIIKNKIPNVVIGTVDPNIKVAGNGIKKLIEAGTKVTVGILETECHELNKRFFTFHEKKRPYIILKWAESQDGFIAPLEKDEKKPVWITTVYSRQLVHKWRTEEQAILVGTQTVIDDNPKLNARDWYGNNPIRLILDQNNRIPEDSHIFNNESKTIVFSKSKTTIKKENTIFEVIDFNQNIAVQIIEVLYNHQIQSVIIEGGKQTLQTFIDKNLWDEAKIFIGNVAFTAGIKAPILDKKPFEKYTIANDDLIISRNHD; translated from the coding sequence GTGAAAATACATGAAAAATATATAAAACGGTGCATCGAGTTAGCCAAAAATGGTTTAGGCACCACCTACCCTAATCCTATGGTAGGCAGTGTGATTGTTTATGAAGATAAAATCATTGGTGAAGGCTGGCATAAAAAAGCTGGAGAACCACATGCCGAAGTAAATGCGGTGAATTCTGTAAAAGATAAATCGTTATTAACAAAAGCGACTATTTATGTGAGTTTAGAGCCTTGTAGTCATTTTGGAAAAACACCACCTTGCTGCGATTTAATAATCAAAAACAAAATTCCAAATGTGGTTATTGGTACCGTTGATCCAAATATAAAAGTGGCTGGAAACGGAATTAAAAAACTTATTGAAGCAGGAACAAAGGTTACAGTAGGTATCCTTGAAACAGAATGTCATGAACTGAACAAACGGTTTTTTACTTTTCACGAAAAGAAAAGACCGTACATCATTTTGAAATGGGCCGAAAGTCAGGATGGTTTTATTGCGCCTTTAGAAAAAGATGAAAAAAAACCAGTTTGGATTACCACTGTTTATTCCCGACAATTAGTACACAAATGGCGAACCGAAGAGCAAGCAATTTTAGTGGGAACGCAAACCGTTATAGATGACAATCCTAAACTAAACGCGCGGGATTGGTATGGAAACAACCCAATCCGATTGATTTTAGATCAAAACAATCGCATTCCAGAGGACAGTCATATATTTAACAATGAGTCTAAGACTATCGTATTTTCAAAATCGAAAACAACAATTAAAAAAGAAAACACTATCTTTGAAGTAATCGATTTTAATCAAAATATTGCTGTCCAAATAATAGAAGTGCTTTACAATCACCAAATTCAATCAGTTATTATTGAAGGAGGCAAACAAACCCTACAGACTTTTATTGATAAAAATCTTTGGGACGAAGCAAAAATATTTATTGGAAATGTAGCATTTACTGCAGGAATAAAAGCCCCAATACTAGATAAAAAACCGTTCGAAAAATATACGATTGCCAATGATGACCTTATAATTTCTAGAAACCATGATTAA
- the prmC gene encoding peptide chain release factor N(5)-glutamine methyltransferase, which produces MKIKEYRTQFIDALTPIYDPGEAESFFYLILEEKKQLKRIDLALHLDLVFSDEEILIWNSILEQLLKEIPVQYLLGKTSFYGLDFEVNENVLIPRPETEELVEWVLSNNLIIQKSKNLKILDIGTGSGCIAISLAKNLQNAQVFAIDVSEKALVTAQKNAKINAVKVTFINQNILETEDLRQQFDIIVSNPPYVRNLEKEEIKKNVLDNEPHMALFVEDNDALIFYKKIAELAQKNLSEDGQLYFEINQYLGKEMIDLLEKMNFKNIELRKDIYGNDRMMKADLSL; this is translated from the coding sequence ATGAAAATAAAAGAATACAGGACCCAATTTATTGACGCGCTTACTCCAATTTACGATCCTGGAGAAGCCGAGAGTTTTTTCTATTTGATTCTTGAAGAAAAAAAACAACTGAAAAGAATTGACTTAGCGTTGCATCTTGATTTGGTTTTTTCAGATGAAGAAATTTTGATTTGGAATTCTATTTTAGAACAATTGCTAAAGGAAATACCAGTTCAATATCTATTAGGGAAAACGAGTTTTTATGGATTGGATTTTGAAGTCAATGAAAACGTTTTGATTCCAAGACCGGAAACCGAAGAATTAGTTGAATGGGTTTTATCTAATAATCTAATAATCCAAAAGTCTAAAAATCTAAAGATTTTAGATATTGGAACAGGAAGTGGCTGCATCGCAATTTCATTGGCTAAAAATCTTCAAAATGCACAGGTTTTTGCTATTGATGTTTCCGAAAAAGCATTGGTCACAGCCCAAAAAAATGCCAAAATTAATGCCGTAAAAGTTACTTTTATCAATCAAAACATTCTTGAAACGGAAGATTTAAGGCAACAATTTGATATTATCGTTTCGAATCCTCCTTATGTTCGAAATCTGGAAAAAGAGGAAATTAAGAAAAATGTTTTGGACAATGAACCGCATATGGCTCTTTTTGTCGAAGATAATGATGCTTTGATTTTTTATAAAAAAATAGCCGAATTGGCTCAAAAAAATCTATCCGAAGACGGACAGTTGTATTTTGAAATCAATCAATATTTAGGAAAAGAAATGATCGATTTGCTCGAAAAAATGAATTTCAAAAATATTGAATTGCGCAAAGATATTTACGGAAATGACAGAATGATGAAAGCAGATTTAAGCCTTTAA
- the dnaJ gene encoding molecular chaperone DnaJ yields the protein MKKDFYEILGISKNADAAEIKKGYRKQAIAHHPDKNPGDKSAEEKFKLAAEAYEILSDPQKKAKYDQYGHQAFDGSGGFGGGGHGGMNMDDIFSQFGDIFGGGFGGFGGGGGGGVRRAKGSNLRIKVKLTLEEIANGVEKKVKVKRKVQAPGVSYKTCSTCNGQGQVMRVTNTILGRMQSASTCPTCNGSGQILDKKPANADSQGMILEDETVSIKIPAGVVDGMQLKVSNKGNDAPGNSIPGDLIVAIEEIEHELLKREGENLHYDLYISFAEAVLGISKDIEAINGKVRIKLEEGIQSGKILRLKGKGIPSLNGYGSGDLLVHVNVWTPKTLSKDQKQFFEKNLTDENFIPSPEKSDKSFFEKVKDMFS from the coding sequence ATGAAAAAAGATTTTTACGAAATATTAGGCATTTCAAAGAATGCTGATGCTGCCGAAATTAAAAAAGGCTATAGAAAACAAGCAATAGCGCATCATCCTGACAAAAATCCTGGAGACAAATCGGCAGAAGAAAAATTTAAATTAGCAGCCGAAGCATACGAAATACTAAGTGATCCCCAGAAAAAGGCTAAATATGATCAATACGGTCATCAAGCATTTGATGGTTCAGGAGGTTTTGGCGGAGGAGGTCACGGCGGAATGAATATGGATGACATATTCAGTCAGTTTGGTGATATTTTCGGAGGTGGTTTTGGTGGATTCGGAGGCGGTGGAGGCGGCGGAGTTCGTCGTGCTAAAGGAAGCAACCTTCGTATCAAAGTAAAATTGACATTGGAAGAAATTGCCAATGGTGTAGAGAAAAAAGTAAAAGTAAAACGCAAGGTTCAAGCACCGGGAGTTAGCTATAAAACGTGTTCTACCTGTAATGGTCAAGGACAGGTAATGCGCGTTACTAATACAATTTTGGGTAGAATGCAATCAGCTTCTACATGCCCTACTTGTAATGGTTCAGGTCAAATTTTAGATAAAAAACCAGCAAATGCGGATTCTCAAGGAATGATTCTTGAAGATGAAACAGTTTCAATAAAAATACCTGCAGGTGTAGTTGACGGAATGCAATTAAAAGTTTCCAATAAAGGGAATGATGCTCCTGGAAATAGTATTCCTGGCGATTTGATTGTTGCAATCGAGGAAATTGAGCATGAATTATTGAAACGTGAAGGGGAGAATTTGCACTATGACTTATACATTAGTTTTGCTGAAGCAGTTTTAGGAATTTCTAAAGATATCGAAGCCATAAACGGAAAAGTGAGAATTAAACTGGAAGAAGGAATTCAATCAGGGAAAATTCTGAGATTAAAAGGAAAAGGAATTCCGAGTTTAAACGGATATGGTAGTGGAGATTTACTTGTACATGTAAATGTCTGGACGCCAAAAACGCTGAGCAAAGACCAAAAACAATTTTTCGAAAAAAATCTTACGGATGAAAATTTTATTCCAAGTCCTGAAAAATCAGATAAATCATTTTTCGAGAAAGTAAAAGATATGTTTTCATAA
- a CDS encoding thioesterase family protein, with protein sequence MKDHQIQVRVRYSETDQMGVVYHGNYVPYFEIGRVEWLRNKGISYKIMEESGIALPIVSMNINYKKSAHYDELLTVHTTFKSQSSVKIEFDCAIYNESDELLTTAQFILVFLSLKTGRPTAPPDYILELLKTIE encoded by the coding sequence ATGAAAGATCATCAAATTCAAGTTCGTGTACGCTACTCAGAAACAGATCAAATGGGAGTGGTTTATCATGGGAATTATGTTCCCTATTTTGAGATAGGAAGGGTGGAATGGCTTAGAAACAAAGGGATTTCGTATAAAATTATGGAAGAAAGTGGTATTGCCTTACCGATTGTTTCCATGAATATAAATTATAAAAAATCAGCTCATTATGATGAGTTGCTTACCGTTCATACAACGTTTAAAAGTCAGAGTTCTGTGAAGATTGAATTTGATTGTGCTATTTATAATGAGTCTGATGAGTTATTAACAACTGCCCAATTTATTTTGGTTTTTCTGTCCTTAAAAACGGGTCGTCCAACTGCTCCTCCAGATTATATTTTAGAATTGTTAAAAACTATAGAATAA
- a CDS encoding YigZ family protein, translating to MEFKDTYNTIDFPVTEVLFKEKNSKFFGYAYPIQSENEVKPLIEILRKQHPNAGHFCYAYQIGTDTITYRANDDGEPSNSAGTPIYGQIQSFSVTNILIVVVRIFGGVKLGVGGLITAYKTTAQMVLETCEIIEKTINIHYSITFDYKNMNKVMRVIKEKKLEIVTQEMDVNEDSGLPIGKIEIKTRKKNAEMIFDIFNTMFEIDIKKL from the coding sequence TTGGAATTTAAAGACACTTACAACACTATTGACTTTCCCGTTACAGAAGTATTATTCAAAGAAAAAAACAGTAAATTCTTTGGCTATGCCTATCCCATTCAATCTGAGAACGAAGTAAAACCACTAATAGAAATTTTACGAAAACAACATCCTAATGCCGGACATTTTTGCTATGCTTATCAAATAGGCACTGATACCATAACGTATAGAGCTAATGATGATGGAGAACCCAGCAACAGTGCAGGTACACCTATTTACGGACAAATTCAGTCATTTTCTGTCACGAATATACTAATTGTAGTGGTTAGGATTTTTGGAGGCGTTAAACTTGGCGTTGGTGGATTAATTACTGCTTATAAGACCACAGCTCAAATGGTTCTTGAAACTTGTGAGATAATCGAAAAAACCATAAATATTCATTATTCAATCACATTTGATTATAAAAACATGAACAAAGTGATGCGTGTAATTAAAGAGAAAAAATTAGAAATCGTAACTCAAGAAATGGACGTAAACGAAGATTCCGGACTTCCAATAGGCAAAATAGAGATAAAAACCCGAAAAAAAAATGCCGAAATGATATTCGACATTTTTAATACGATGTTTGAAATCGACATAAAAAAACTCTAA
- a CDS encoding GNAT family N-acetyltransferase: MEDYSIRKIKKEDNQAVAQLIRAVFDELNIPKVGTAYEDPYLDLMFEEYNKPKSVYYVVEKEGRIIGSAGVAPLENEAETICELQKMYFLPETRGLGIGSKMMALCLQSAKDFGFEKCYLETMPFMLDAQKLYKKVGFEYICSPMGSTGHTSCPVWMLKEL; the protein is encoded by the coding sequence ATGGAAGACTACAGTATTAGAAAAATAAAAAAAGAAGACAATCAAGCGGTTGCACAATTGATACGAGCGGTTTTTGATGAATTGAACATTCCAAAGGTAGGAACGGCCTATGAAGATCCTTATTTGGATTTAATGTTTGAAGAGTACAATAAGCCTAAATCTGTTTATTATGTAGTTGAAAAAGAGGGGAGAATCATTGGTTCTGCCGGAGTAGCGCCACTTGAAAATGAAGCGGAAACTATTTGTGAATTGCAAAAAATGTACTTTCTTCCAGAAACACGAGGTCTTGGAATTGGCAGTAAAATGATGGCGCTATGTCTGCAAAGTGCAAAGGATTTTGGTTTCGAAAAATGTTACTTGGAAACAATGCCATTTATGCTTGATGCCCAGAAGTTATATAAAAAAGTAGGTTTCGAATACATTTGTTCCCCAATGGGAAGTACCGGTCATACTAGTTGCCCCGTTTGGATGCTGAAAGAATTATAA
- the dnaA gene encoding chromosomal replication initiator protein DnaA yields MNKTAQSVWENCLSFIKDNIQDQAYKTWFEPIKSVELTDNALYIQVPSKFFYEWLEEHYVKLLKVALTKELGKNAKLLYKIRMENTYGNKQPFTEQLPSANRVPMKPQEVDAPFKNLNPELKNPFVIPGIRNLKIESQLNANYSFDNFLEGDSNRLARSAGMAVANKPGGTSFNPLLIFGGVGLGKTHLAHAIGVEIKDKYPEKTVLYISAEIFTQQYIDSVKKNNRNDFIHFYQLIDVLIIDDVQFLSGKSGTQDVFFHIFNYLHQNGKQVILTSDKAPVDMQDIEQRLLSRFKWGLSAELHQPDYETRISILKNILYRDGVEIPEEIIEYVARNIKSNVRELEGAIISLIAQSSFNKKEVTLELAKSVVEKFVKNVKREISIDYIQKIVSDYFQLDLETLQSKTRKRHVVQARQLAMFFAKKFTKASLANIGSQIGDRDHATVLHACKTVDNLVATDKQFKKFVEDINKKLTL; encoded by the coding sequence ATGAACAAAACTGCTCAATCAGTATGGGAAAACTGTTTGTCTTTTATAAAAGACAACATTCAGGATCAAGCTTACAAAACTTGGTTCGAACCAATCAAATCAGTTGAACTTACCGATAACGCATTATATATTCAAGTTCCAAGTAAATTTTTCTACGAATGGCTAGAAGAACACTATGTGAAATTATTAAAAGTAGCGCTTACGAAAGAACTTGGAAAAAACGCAAAGTTACTCTATAAAATTAGAATGGAAAACACTTATGGCAATAAACAACCGTTTACGGAGCAGTTACCAAGTGCGAATAGAGTACCCATGAAACCGCAAGAAGTTGATGCGCCATTTAAAAACTTAAACCCGGAATTAAAAAATCCATTTGTAATCCCAGGAATTCGGAATTTAAAAATCGAATCTCAACTTAATGCAAATTATAGTTTTGATAATTTCCTTGAAGGTGATTCTAATAGATTGGCTCGTTCTGCAGGTATGGCTGTTGCTAATAAACCTGGAGGAACTTCCTTCAATCCATTGTTAATTTTTGGAGGAGTTGGTCTTGGAAAAACACACTTAGCACATGCTATAGGTGTGGAAATAAAAGACAAATATCCTGAAAAAACAGTCTTATACATCTCTGCTGAAATTTTCACACAACAATACATCGACTCGGTAAAGAAAAATAACAGAAATGATTTCATACACTTCTATCAATTAATTGATGTTTTGATTATTGATGATGTTCAATTCCTTTCTGGAAAATCAGGAACTCAAGATGTGTTTTTCCATATTTTTAATTATTTACATCAAAATGGCAAACAAGTAATCTTAACATCAGATAAGGCACCTGTTGACATGCAAGATATTGAACAACGTTTATTATCTCGTTTCAAATGGGGATTGTCGGCTGAATTGCACCAACCGGATTATGAAACCAGAATTTCTATCCTTAAAAACATATTGTATAGAGATGGTGTCGAAATACCTGAAGAAATAATTGAATATGTTGCCAGAAACATCAAATCGAATGTACGAGAATTAGAAGGAGCTATTATCTCCCTGATTGCACAATCATCCTTTAATAAAAAAGAAGTTACACTAGAACTTGCTAAAAGTGTTGTTGAAAAATTTGTTAAAAATGTAAAAAGAGAAATTTCTATCGATTACATTCAAAAAATTGTTTCCGATTATTTCCAATTGGATTTAGAAACATTACAATCAAAAACTAGAAAGAGGCATGTTGTACAAGCAAGGCAATTAGCTATGTTTTTTGCAAAAAAATTCACAAAAGCATCTTTGGCGAACATAGGTTCACAAATTGGAGATAGAGATCACGCTACAGTATTACACGCTTGCAAAACCGTTGATAATCTTGTTGCTACTGACAAACAATTCAAGAAATTTGTTGAAGATATCAATAAAAAATTAACGCTATAA